The following is a genomic window from Engystomops pustulosus chromosome 11, aEngPut4.maternal, whole genome shotgun sequence.
caagaatataactactataatactgccccctatgtacaagaatataactactataatactgcccctttgtacaagaataaacctactataatactgccccctatgtacaagaatacaactactataatactgccccctatgtacaagaatacaactactataatactgccccctatgtacaagaatataactactataatactgccccctatgtacaagaatataactactataatactaccccctatgtacaggaatataactactataatactgccccctatgtacaagaatataactactataatactaccccctatgtacaggaatataactactataatactgcccctatgtacaagaatataactactataatactgcccctatgtacaagaatataactactataatactgcccctatgtacaagaataaacctactataatactgccccctatgtacaagaatataactactataatactgccccctatgtacaggaatataactactttactactgccccctatgtacaagaatataactactataatactgcccctatgtacaagaataaacctactataatactgccccctatgtacaagaatacaactactataatactgccccctatgtacaagaatacaactactataatactgccccctatgtacaagattataactactataatactgccccctatgtacaagattataactactataatactgccccctatgtacaagaatatcactactataatactgccccctatgtacaagaatatcactactataatactgccccctatgtacaagaataaacctactataatactgccccctatgtacaagaataaacctactataatactgccccctatgtacaagaatatcactactataatactgccccctatgtacaagaatatcactactataatactgccccctatgtacaagaatatcactactataatacttccccctatgtacaagaatataactactataatactgccccctatgtacaagaataaacctactataatactgcctcctatgtacaggaatataactactataatactgccccctatgtacaagaatatcactactataatactgcctcctatgtacaagaatatcactactataatacttccccctatgtacaagaataaacctactataatactgccccctatgtacaagaataaacctactataatactgccccctatgtacaagaataaacctactataatactgcctcctatgtacaggaatataactactataatactgccccctatgtacagggatataactactataatactaccccctatgtacaagaatataacaactatactactgccccctacgtacaagaatataactactttaataccgCCACCCCAGCCCCCAAAGGAACCGAAATAACTACCACAATAgcacctcctatgtacaaggtgATATTACGTTTTCTGCTTGCAGGTGGTTGTGTGCATTCATCGGGATGATAGTGGTGGGGATCAGCGTTATATGTGTGAGTACTCCGCTGGTGGTTGGGTTTGAGGGAGACGAgtctttttataataaaatgtaacaatattctTTCTATACTCAGGTTCCATTTGCCAAGGATATTTATGGTTTAATAGCACCTAATTTTGGTGTTGGCTTTGCGATTGGTAAGTTTTTCCAATCCCCGGAAATCATATCACATGGTCTCAATCTTGTCCTAGCAGAAAGTTTTATAAGATCCTTGTCCTGCTGATACTGGTATTTGTATCTCTACTTATGTACTCGGGCAGGGATGGTGGACTCATCGATGATGCCCATCATGGGGTACCTGGTGGACCTGCGTCACGTCTCTGTCTATGGCAGCGTGTACGCCATCGCGGATGTGGCCTTCTGTATGGGCTTTGCATTAGGTGAGTGCTGTCTGGTTGCTGTTGAGAAGTCTGAAGGTATCAAGATCACATTGTCTCACAAGGATGGACTTGTTTACTCAATGATCTGCTCATATCGGGGAACAAAGCATCTGTGCCTCCGGCCTGGCCCCAACATCTGAGTAATCGCACTGTGAGCCATCTTCATCCTCTCTGCTCATATCTTGCAGTGCAATGAGACAGAGTTGCAAACCTTCTCAGTGCTCATATCTTTCTAGGCCGTCAGCTGGAggcaccaccatcatcatccttCATATCATCACCGCTCATATCTTGCAGGGCTGTCAACCGGAGAcgacaccatcatcatcatcatccttcaTATCATCACCACTCATATCTTGCAGGGCTGTCAGCTGGAggcaccaccatcatcatccttCATATCATCACCGCTCATATCTTGCAGGGCTGTCAACCGGAGAcgacaccatcatcatcatcatccttcaTATCATCACCGCTCATATCTTGCAGGGCCGTCAGCCGAAGACGacaccatcaccatcatcatcctTCATATCATCACCGCTCATATCTTGCAGGGCTGTCAACCGGAGAcgacaccatcatcatcatcatccttcaTATCATCACCGCTCATATCTTGCAGGGCCGTCAGCCGAAGAcgacaccatcatcatcatcatcatccttcaTATCATCACCACTCATATCTTGCAGGGCTGTCAGCTGGAggcaccaccatcatcatcatcatccttcaTATCATCACCACTCATATCTTGCAGGGCTGTCAGCTGGAggcaccaccatcatcatcatcatccttcaTATCATCACCGCTCATATCTTGCAGGGCTGTCAGCCGAAGAcgacaccatcatcatcatcatccttcaTATCATCACCACTCATATCTTGCAGGGCTGTCAGCTGGAggcaccaccatcatcatccttCATATCTTCACCGCTCATAACTTGCAGGGCCGTCAGCCGGAGACGACACCATCATCATCCTTCATATCATCACTGTCATATCTTGCAGGGCTGTCAGCCGGTgacaccaccatcatcatcctcatcatcatcatcattgctCATATCTTGCAGAGTCCTCAGCCGTTGGTGCCATCATCAACACCACAACTCATTTCTTTCATGGCCATCATGATAGTCACCTTCCAGCTAGTCTTTGCTCATATCTCGGAGGCCTTTCAGATGGGGGcatcatcctcatcctcctcattgtGCATATTATCCAGGACCATTATCAACATCGCTACCTAAATTATCCATGGCCATCAACGAGAGTCCCCATGATAATCATCCTCTTCCTCATGATTGCTCATATCCTGTAGGGCCTTCAGACATAGGAGCCATCACCATCCTCCTTTTCACTAATCATATCATCCAGGGCCTTTAGCTGGAGGTACCATAAGCATAatcatcatcctcttcctccTTATCGTCATTGCTGCTCATATCTTGCAGGACCCTCAGCCGGAGGCGCCATCGCTAAGTCCATTGGATTTCCCTGGCTGATGACGATAATCGGAATTGTCGATATTGTCTTTGCGCCACTTTGTTTGTTCCTCAGGAGTCCACCAGCCAAAGAAGAAAAGATGGTAAGGAACCAGAACCACCAATTATGAGCAATTTGTCCATTTGGTTTAAACGTTTTCAGGTGAATTCGAAGTCTTCCTTATAATGATAGTCTTCTGGTATCCAGAGATACTAGAGATGCCTTCTATAGACAGATCTGACTCATGTCTGTCGATTGGATTTTATGAATGGATGACTAGTTCCTGGGTCAGTGTATCAGATGCATCTAGAGGAGCGGACGGTCCACTGACCCAATTTATGGACATATCTTCTCCTGTCTGTTGGATTCATGAGCACCGGGCAAATTACTAGGCCGATGCTTCAGATGCCTCCAGCTGAGGTACGGTCTGCAGATGGAATCGGGTCTAAGGATAGTGAAGGGTAAGAGCTCTACGCACATTCATTAAAGTATTTGCACCACCTTTCCGTCCGGCTTTGcagtgaaaagaatgtgcaaactgcctgtgcatgtatttataaagtgtctggctgctctgtgtccgacaagatcaCCTAAAAATGTCCACCTAGAAGGGGCGAGTtattgcttagtcggagtttgtggcaaaattctgcagcaaaaaaagaaaatggtgacacttcctgagcagtgcagggggcgccaattttgatggatctggcgccccctgtacactcCACAGGCAATCTGCACATAGTATTTATAAATTTGTGCCATGGTCCAGACTTTTATCATTACTACTTATTAACCATTTAGGAGTTTGCTGAACATTTCCTTACAGATTTCCTAGGTGGACAATGATGATGCCTTGGTTAAATTCTGTTGTATTTAGATGACATGGAGGACCCCATTAGACGCCACAACCTCCAGGACGGCTCCTCTGATGCCTTGACTTTGTGTGCACCACCACCTCTTCTCTCATATCCTCTTTCTTCCCGGCAGGCCATTCTCATGGAGCATAACTGCCCAGTGAAGAAACGTATGTACACACAGAACAGCGAGCAGCCGTATTTTGCCGCAGATGAAGAGTCGGAGAGCGATGAATGATCCTGGGGCTCTGTCTCACACCGCTAGTTGTTCTTACATTTCATTGTTGTATCATTGGTCTAACAGTGACATAGTAACAAGCCAAAGGTCTCTTGTTCTGTCCTAGCGGAGCGGCGGTCTGTGACGCGGAGAGCTGCGCATCCCCAGCTGGGGTAAGAATATTCCCATGTTGTGAGCATGTATGAGATGCCCTGCAGAGTTATCATAGGTGCCAATAAGGGATAGTGAGAACTGTCCTAGAATCACACTCCCATCGCAGTACCCATAATGTCTGTGCGGAGGCCTGGCTATTGGTGGCTCTCTGTCGATGGCCACGCTCTTCTCTGCAGCCGCGCTCTCCGTGCTGATTCTATACACAGTCTCCAGTCTCTGCCCCACGATGTGATGTATATTATCTACACACATCGCCAGCCGCCTTACCGGGTAACACACAAGCTTTTATAGAAACATTTCTATAAATATATTGTTAAGaaactttattttatgtatttcattttattacaTATTATGCAATATATTTTTAACTACTGTAATCGTAATGTAAaggtgtataaaatgcataaaaaccaCGACTGACCTGCGTCCGACTCTTGTATGTACGAGTACTAAGGTTGTCATCTGTAATGACCGTGACCAGGGCCAGTCCTGCAGAATCTATTGGCTCAACACCGGCCATCCATGTCACCTCTAGGGAACATgtttttatacaggcagtccccaacttaaggacacccaacttacagacaatccctagttacagatggaactctctggccactgtgacctctactgAAGCGCTTGGGATGCTTTACTTTTGTCCCAGGCAACATCGATGGGTTGTGAGGCGTCTGTGATAATTGATAGTATTTATTGAAAATTCTTGTTCCCGTGACAgcacaaaaattttgaaaatccatttgtcatAGGGAcatagttacaattataaaacatacctattctgacttacatacaaactcaacttacgtttaaacttaaagaacctatcttgtacgtactgTAAATGCATTGTAGGCGAGGTCCCAGCATAGCCTATTCTATAGTGTTTAACAAAAGGAATGCAAATGAGGCCAGTGAACCCATATAGGGGAAACTTTCTTTCCGACTTTGTCTGAATAATCCCTGGATCTACTTCCCATAACGTGACAGTTTTACTTTAAAAACAACACAACTCCTTGTGTATTTAGGAACTTACAGAACATATTATCAGAGACCAGTGCACATTAGGGGGATTATGACTTTATGGGATGTTTATGCTCCCGTGGACATATAGATGCAGATAAGTTGCTTTGCCTGGTTTACTTGAGATGGAGCTTGGCTGTCACTGACTTTCAGAGGGGCTGCACGATGATGCCACCCTGTGTAGGACATATCTGGGTCAtcaccattctctgt
Proteins encoded in this region:
- the SLC18A2 gene encoding synaptic vesicular amine transporter isoform X3; its protein translation is MTHESNSTDLLEGTSHPIAPGSFQSIFSYFDNTTLVTTNVTETPQMEGAVVGPPLELGQAGTTPAYDCPKSDSNLLNENVKVGLLFASKATVQLLTNPFIGPLTNRIGYQIPMFAGFCIMFLSTIMFAFSGTYTLLFIARSLQGIGSSCSSVAGMGMLASVYTDDEERGNAMGIALGGLAMGVLVGPPFGSILYEFVGKTAPFLVLAVLVLFDGALQLFILQPSRVQPESQTGTSLFTLLRDPYIIIAAGSICFANMAIAMMEPALPIWMMETMCSRKWQLGVAFLPASISYLIGTNIFGPLAHRMGRWLCAFIGMIVVGISVICVPFAKDIYGLIAPNFGVGFAIGMVDSSMMPIMGYLVDLRHVSVYGSVYAIADVAFCMGFALGPSAEDDTITIIILHIITAHILQGCQPETTPSSSSSFISSPLISCRAVSRRRHHHHHHHPSYHHHSYLAGLSAGGTTIIIIILHIITTHILQGCQLEAPPSSSSSFISSPLISCRAVSRRRHHHHHHPSYHHHSYLAGLSAGGTTIIILHIFTAHNLQGRQPETTPSSSFISSLSYLAGLSAGDTTIIILIIIIIAHILQSPQPLVPSSTPQLISFMAIMIVTFQLVFAHISEAFQMGASSSSSSLCILSRTIINIAT